One window from the genome of Gadus morhua chromosome 16, gadMor3.0, whole genome shotgun sequence encodes:
- the dusp14 gene encoding dual specificity protein phosphatase 14, which produces MGSRSQGFFHHNHHHHRSMVPAAVPRLLAETTSLLGGIAQITPNLFLSRGNVASNRSLLLSKGITCVVNATIELPNFNWPHVEYVKVPLADMPHSPLSLYFDSIADKIHSVGRKRGAVLVHCAAGVSRSASLCLAYLMKYHRVSLAEAHAWVKARRPVIRPNGGFWRQLIEYERKLFGRNSVKMVQTPYGVIPDVYERDRRTLAPYWGL; this is translated from the coding sequence ATGGGTTCCCGCAGCCAGGGTTTcttccaccacaaccaccaccaccaccgctccaTGGTGCCCGCGGCCGTGCCCCGACTGCTGGCCGAGACCACCAGCCTGCTGGGGGGCATCGCGCAGATCACCCCCAACCTGTTCCTCAGCCGGGGCAACGTGGCGTCCAACCGCAGCCTGCTGCTGTCCAAGGGCATCACGTGCGTGGTCAACGCCACCATCGAGCTGCCCAACTTCAACTGGCCCCACGTGGAGTACGTCAAGGTGCCCCTGGCCGACATGCCCCACTCGCCGCTCTCGCTGTACTTCGACAGCATCGCCGACAAGATCCACAGCGTGGGGCGCAAGCGCGGGGCCGTGCTGGTGCACTGCGCGGCCGGGGTCAGCCGCTCGGCGTCGCTGTGCCTGGCCTACCTCATGAAGTACCACCGCGTGTCCCTGGCCGAGGCCCACGCCTGGGTGAAGGCCCGGCGGCCCGTCATCAGGCCCAACGGGGGCTTCTGGCGCCAACTCATCGAGTACGAGAGGAAGCTGTTCGGCAGGAACTCGGTGAAGATGGTGCAGACGCCCTACGGGGTCATACCCGACGTCTACGAGAGGGACCGCAGGACCCTGGCGCCGTACTGGGGCCTGTGA